A region from the Triticum aestivum cultivar Chinese Spring chromosome 3D, IWGSC CS RefSeq v2.1, whole genome shotgun sequence genome encodes:
- the LOC123078840 gene encoding receptor-like serine/threonine-protein kinase ALE2 isoform X6 — translation MGRRQGGNGWGVCAALAVASVVSAVVILGGAGHQQSHAPAFGRKVLLSITSGHPQINLDNILHPSQLQVPTLQSLGLTVKLSAPTSTDVNKQYDHYAPSPTIKHEDETVSASKQAVLPTMQPSVSPDHFYQSPEISPSIQSPATQRGNHHLQEQMSAASPSLPVEPHVSHAKIAVNTPAAAPFLPQPPWSSQPPPSSPSTGSQSTQPAPLHRIYGHSPSSFHTPPTGQDTLRVPVASPSEELPSNKKPPQEVVPPAPIAPGSSQDKDGISFARPPNNLPIHSSSPPKGTRETNHLTPAVPPLIHRAIQTPPQQRQHPHSNGPVASPRTTIHPANHGKANRVPVASPLKGRHHHSIPVNNTHGISGAPVVAPSKGRHHRSLPVNRTSVEGPVVSPQISPSIRRRGHVIPVAAPPKEPSSHVPPANHKHHKGSFPVISPAPHRTGNASATSHGHSGLDHGPAPAPLVLPPSNGKDGNPAYAPHHPRQYHSPSYSPEPALPPDNPAFRKPRALAPAPSHSLPPPPPPPNSYCTALNCKDPMTNSPPGTTCLCVLPIKVELRLGIALYTFFALVSELAQEIASGVFMKQSQVHVMGANAATEDPEKTIVLIDLVPLGASFDNTTTLSVFERFWHKQVIINPTDFGNYDVLYVQYPGLPSSPPSAPGNLNNSLSNGNDQRLHPLAADIGNHRETKSRGIIVIIVLSSVFALILCAGAALVIYFKLRNRHHLTEASLIPEKPADSAIAGSRLESRPISASPSLSSSIVAYKGSAKIFSLVEMDRATQRFDESRIIGEGGFGRVYEGILEDGERVAVKVLKRDDQQGTREFLAEVEMLSRLHHRNLVKLIGICSEEHMRCLVYELVPNGSLEFHLHGSYKDTALLDWDARLKIALGAARGLAYLHEDSSPRVIHRDFKSSNILLEHDFTPKVSDFGLARTAIGEGNEHISTRVMGTFGYVAPEYAMTGHLLVKSDVYSYGVVLLELLTGRKPVDMSRPPGQENLVTWACPFLTNRDGLETLIDASLGSSIPLDSIAKVAAIASMCVQPEVDQRPFMGEVVQALKLVCKEGSEFNESTSFSQDLHIQDAEIVSRASLDMDAGPVLSTEQFTASARYDTLDASGSFRRYSSSGPLKVGRTEHNRERGLSTGSSSEHCGLQRFRMDSE, via the exons ATGGGGCGGCGCCAAGGAGGGAACGGGTGGGGCGTCTgcgccgccctcgccgtcgcctcggTCGTCTCCGCTGTCGTCATCCTTGGAGGTGCAG GTCATCAGCAATCTCATGCACCTGCCTTTGGTCGTAAAGTTCTTCTATCCATAACAAGTGGCCATCCACAAATCAACTTGGATAATATACTTCACCCATCACAACTACAAGTTCCAACATTGCAAAGCTTAG GGCTAACTGTAAAATTATCAGCACCAACTAGTACAGATGTTAACAAACAGTATGATCATTACGCACCGAGCCCAACAATCAAACATGAAG ATGAAACTGTGTCAGCATCCAAGCAGGCAGTGCTGCCTACAATGCAACCTAGTGTTTCACCTGATCATTTTTATCAGTCACCAGAAATATCTCCATCTATACAGAGTCCAG CTACTCAAAGAGGTAATCATCATCTTCAAGAACAAATGTCTGCTGCTTCGCCATCTCTTCCAGTTGAACCACATGTGTCTCATGCTAAAATTGCTGTGAACACTCCGGCTGCCGCACcttttctaccacagccaccctgGT CATCTCAACCGCCTCCATCTTCACCTTCCACTGGCAGTCAATCAACACAGCCAGCTCCTTTACACCGTATATATGGCCATT CTCCTTCTTCATTCCATACTCCTCCAACAGGCCAGGACACACTTAGAGTACCAGTTGCTTCACCTTCAGAAGAACTACCCAGCAATAAAAAGCCACCACAGGAAG TAGTACCACCGGCGCCCATTGCTCCTGGATCCAGTCAGGACAAGGATGGCATATCATTTGCTAGACCTCCAAATAATTTGCCAATTCACAGCAGCTCACCACCAAAAG GCACAAGGGAGACTAATCATTTAACTCCTGCCGTTCCACCTTTGATACACCGGGCCATTCAAACCCCCCCACAACAGAGGCAACATCCTCATTCAAATG GACCAGTTGCTTCTCCAAGAACAACAATCCATCCTGCCAACCATGGGAAGGCCAATCGCGTTCCAGTTGCATCACCTTTAAAAGGAAGACATCACCATTCCATACCTGTAAATAATACACATGGGATCAGTGGGGCTCCAGTTGTGGCACCGTCAAAGGGAAGGCATCACCGTTCCTTGCCTGTCAATAGGACATCTGTAGAAG GACCTGTCGTTTCTCCTCAAATTTCCCCCAGCATCCGTAGGAGAGGACATGTCATTCCAGTTGCTGCACCGCCAAAGGAACCTTCCAGCCATGTACCACCTGCAAATCATAAACACCACAAAG GTTCCTTTCCTGTCATAAGCCCTGCTCCACATAGAACTGGTAATGCTTCTGCAACAAGCCATGGACATTCAGGTTTAGATCATGGTCCTGCCCCAGCACCGCTAGTCTTGCCTCCATCAAATGGAAAAGATGGAAATCCAGCGTATGCTCCGCATCACCCTCGTCAGTATCATTCACCTTCATATTCTCCAG AACCTGCTCTACCACCTGACAATCCTGCATTTAGAAAGCCCAGGGCTTTGGCACCAGCACCAAGTCATTCCttgccgcctccacctccacctccaaatTCAT ACTGCACGGCGTTAAATTGTAAAGATCCTATGACCAATAGTCCTCCAGGAACAACATGCCTCTGTGTGTTGCCAATAAAAGTTGAGCTTCGATTAGGTATAGCACTGTACACATTCTTTGCATTGGTCTCAGAACTTGCACAAGAAATTGCATCTGGAGTGTTCATGAAGCAAAGTCAAGTTCATGTTATGGGAGCAAATGCTGCAACTGAAGACCCTGAGAAGACAATTGTCCTCATTGATCTTGTGCCACTGGGAGCAAGCTTTGACAATACAACAACACTTTCAGTATTTGAAAGGTTTTGGCACAAACAGGTCATCATAAATCCTACGGATTTTGGAAACTATGATGTGTTATATGTTCAATACCCAG GTCTTCCTTCGTCACCACCATCAGCTCCTGGAAATCTGAACAACAGTCTTAGCAATGGAAATGATCAAAGGTTACACCCACTTGCTGCTGATATAGGAAACCACAGAGAAACAAAAAGCAGAGGAATAATTGTGATTATTGTCCTGTCAAGTGTCTTTGCTTTAATTTTATGTGCTGGAGCTGCATTGGTGATTTATTTCAAGCTTAGAAACCGCCATCATTTAACCGAAGCATCACTTATACCAGAAAAGCCTGCAG ATTCTGCAATAGCCGGGAGTAGGCTAGAAAGCAGACCTATCTCGGCATCACCGTCATTAAGCTCAAGTATAGTGGCATATAAAGGATCAGCAAAAATATTTAGTTTGGTTGAAATGGACAGAGCTACACAAAGATTTGACGAGTCCAGGATAATTGGTGAGGGTGGTTTCGGACGTGTTTATGAAGGTATTCTTGAGGATGGAGAACGGGTTGCTGTCAAAGTTCTTAAGAGGGATGACCAGCAAGGAACCCGGGAATTCTTGGCTGAGGTTGAGATGCTTAGCCGATTGCATCACAGGAACTTGGTTAAGTTGATAGGCATATGCTCggaggagcatatgagatgtttggtATATGAGCTTGTTCCAAATGGAAGTCTGGAATTTCACCTGCACG GATCATATAAGGACACTGCTCTGCTTGATTGGGATGCCAGGCTTAAAATTGCACTTGGCGCGGCACGAGGTCTTGCTTATTTGCATGAAGATTCAAGTCCTCGTGTTATACACCGTGACTTCAAGTCAAGTAACATTTTGTTGGAACATGACTTCACCCCCAAGGTTTCAGACTTTGGCCTAGCAAGAACTGCTATAGGCGAGGGGAACGAGCATATCTCAACTCGGGTTATGGGAACTTTTGG GTATGTTGCTCCTGAATATGCGATGACTGGGCATCTTCTAGTGAAGAGCGATGTCTACAGCTATGGTGTCGTCCTCCTCGAGCTTCTTACAGGCAGGAAACCTGTAGATATGTCAAGGCCCCCAGGGCAAGAAAACTTAGTGACGTGGGCCTGTCCTTTTCTGACAAATAGAGATGGTTTGGAAACACTCATCGATGCATCACTTGGAAGTAGCATCCCGTTAGACAGCATCGCAAAAGTAGCAGCAATTGCTTCCATGTGTGTTCAGCCAGAGGTGGACCAGCGGCCCTTTATGGGGGAAGTTGTTCAAGCCTTAAAGTTGGTGTGCAAAGAAGGCAGTGAGTTCAACGAGTCAACAAGTTTTAGCCAAGATTTGCACATCCAAGACGCTGAGATTGTAAGCAGAGCAAGTCTGGATATGGATGCAGGCCCAGTGCTGTCTACGGAGCAGTTCACTGCATCGGCGCGTTATGATACACTGGATGCATCTGGTTCTTTTCGGCGGTATTCAAGTTCAGGTCCTCTGAAGGTCGGTCGAACTGAACACAACAGGGAGCGAGGCTTATCAACAGGTAGCTCAAGTGAACACTGTGGTCTACAACGATTTAGGATGGATTCAGAGTAG
- the LOC123078840 gene encoding receptor-like serine/threonine-protein kinase ALE2 isoform X3, with translation MGRRQGGNGWGVCAALAVASVVSAVVILGGAGHQQSHAPAFGRKVLLSITSGHPQINLDNILHPSQLQVPTLQSLGLTVKLSAPTSTDVNKQYDHYAPSPTIKHEAVSASKQAVLPTMQPSVSPDHFYQSPEISPSIQSPGQPAPPSLMVSPATQRGNHHLQEQMSAASPSLPVEPHVSHAKIAVNTPAAAPFLPQPPWSSQPPPSSPSTGSQSTQPAPLHRIYGHSPSSFHTPPTGQDTLRVPVASPSEELPSNKKPPQEVVPPAPIAPGSSQDKDGISFARPPNNLPIHSSSPPKGTRETNHLTPAVPPLIHRAIQTPPQQRQHPHSNGPVASPRTTIHPANHGKANRVPVASPLKGRHHHSIPVNNTHGISGAPVVAPSKGRHHRSLPVNRTSVEGPVVSPQISPSIRRRGHVIPVAAPPKEPSSHVPPANHKHHKGSFPVISPAPHRTGNASATSHGHSGLDHGPAPAPLVLPPSNGKDGNPAYAPHHPRQYHSPSYSPEPALPPDNPAFRKPRALAPAPSHSLPPPPPPPNSYCTALNCKDPMTNSPPGTTCLCVLPIKVELRLGIALYTFFALVSELAQEIASGVFMKQSQVHVMGANAATEDPEKTIVLIDLVPLGASFDNTTTLSVFERFWHKQVIINPTDFGNYDVLYVQYPGLPSSPPSAPGNLNNSLSNGNDQRLHPLAADIGNHRETKSRGIIVIIVLSSVFALILCAGAALVIYFKLRNRHHLTEASLIPEKPADSAIAGSRLESRPISASPSLSSSIVAYKGSAKIFSLVEMDRATQRFDESRIIGEGGFGRVYEGILEDGERVAVKVLKRDDQQGTREFLAEVEMLSRLHHRNLVKLIGICSEEHMRCLVYELVPNGSLEFHLHGSYKDTALLDWDARLKIALGAARGLAYLHEDSSPRVIHRDFKSSNILLEHDFTPKVSDFGLARTAIGEGNEHISTRVMGTFGYVAPEYAMTGHLLVKSDVYSYGVVLLELLTGRKPVDMSRPPGQENLVTWACPFLTNRDGLETLIDASLGSSIPLDSIAKVAAIASMCVQPEVDQRPFMGEVVQALKLVCKEGSEFNESTSFSQDLHIQDAEIVSRASLDMDAGPVLSTEQFTASARYDTLDASGSFRRYSSSGPLKVGRTEHNRERGLSTGSSSEHCGLQRFRMDSE, from the exons ATGGGGCGGCGCCAAGGAGGGAACGGGTGGGGCGTCTgcgccgccctcgccgtcgcctcggTCGTCTCCGCTGTCGTCATCCTTGGAGGTGCAG GTCATCAGCAATCTCATGCACCTGCCTTTGGTCGTAAAGTTCTTCTATCCATAACAAGTGGCCATCCACAAATCAACTTGGATAATATACTTCACCCATCACAACTACAAGTTCCAACATTGCAAAGCTTAG GGCTAACTGTAAAATTATCAGCACCAACTAGTACAGATGTTAACAAACAGTATGATCATTACGCACCGAGCCCAACAATCAAACATGAAG CTGTGTCAGCATCCAAGCAGGCAGTGCTGCCTACAATGCAACCTAGTGTTTCACCTGATCATTTTTATCAGTCACCAGAAATATCTCCATCTATACAGAGTCCAG GCCAACCTGCCCCTCCTTCACTAATGGTTTCTCCAGCTACTCAAAGAGGTAATCATCATCTTCAAGAACAAATGTCTGCTGCTTCGCCATCTCTTCCAGTTGAACCACATGTGTCTCATGCTAAAATTGCTGTGAACACTCCGGCTGCCGCACcttttctaccacagccaccctgGT CATCTCAACCGCCTCCATCTTCACCTTCCACTGGCAGTCAATCAACACAGCCAGCTCCTTTACACCGTATATATGGCCATT CTCCTTCTTCATTCCATACTCCTCCAACAGGCCAGGACACACTTAGAGTACCAGTTGCTTCACCTTCAGAAGAACTACCCAGCAATAAAAAGCCACCACAGGAAG TAGTACCACCGGCGCCCATTGCTCCTGGATCCAGTCAGGACAAGGATGGCATATCATTTGCTAGACCTCCAAATAATTTGCCAATTCACAGCAGCTCACCACCAAAAG GCACAAGGGAGACTAATCATTTAACTCCTGCCGTTCCACCTTTGATACACCGGGCCATTCAAACCCCCCCACAACAGAGGCAACATCCTCATTCAAATG GACCAGTTGCTTCTCCAAGAACAACAATCCATCCTGCCAACCATGGGAAGGCCAATCGCGTTCCAGTTGCATCACCTTTAAAAGGAAGACATCACCATTCCATACCTGTAAATAATACACATGGGATCAGTGGGGCTCCAGTTGTGGCACCGTCAAAGGGAAGGCATCACCGTTCCTTGCCTGTCAATAGGACATCTGTAGAAG GACCTGTCGTTTCTCCTCAAATTTCCCCCAGCATCCGTAGGAGAGGACATGTCATTCCAGTTGCTGCACCGCCAAAGGAACCTTCCAGCCATGTACCACCTGCAAATCATAAACACCACAAAG GTTCCTTTCCTGTCATAAGCCCTGCTCCACATAGAACTGGTAATGCTTCTGCAACAAGCCATGGACATTCAGGTTTAGATCATGGTCCTGCCCCAGCACCGCTAGTCTTGCCTCCATCAAATGGAAAAGATGGAAATCCAGCGTATGCTCCGCATCACCCTCGTCAGTATCATTCACCTTCATATTCTCCAG AACCTGCTCTACCACCTGACAATCCTGCATTTAGAAAGCCCAGGGCTTTGGCACCAGCACCAAGTCATTCCttgccgcctccacctccacctccaaatTCAT ACTGCACGGCGTTAAATTGTAAAGATCCTATGACCAATAGTCCTCCAGGAACAACATGCCTCTGTGTGTTGCCAATAAAAGTTGAGCTTCGATTAGGTATAGCACTGTACACATTCTTTGCATTGGTCTCAGAACTTGCACAAGAAATTGCATCTGGAGTGTTCATGAAGCAAAGTCAAGTTCATGTTATGGGAGCAAATGCTGCAACTGAAGACCCTGAGAAGACAATTGTCCTCATTGATCTTGTGCCACTGGGAGCAAGCTTTGACAATACAACAACACTTTCAGTATTTGAAAGGTTTTGGCACAAACAGGTCATCATAAATCCTACGGATTTTGGAAACTATGATGTGTTATATGTTCAATACCCAG GTCTTCCTTCGTCACCACCATCAGCTCCTGGAAATCTGAACAACAGTCTTAGCAATGGAAATGATCAAAGGTTACACCCACTTGCTGCTGATATAGGAAACCACAGAGAAACAAAAAGCAGAGGAATAATTGTGATTATTGTCCTGTCAAGTGTCTTTGCTTTAATTTTATGTGCTGGAGCTGCATTGGTGATTTATTTCAAGCTTAGAAACCGCCATCATTTAACCGAAGCATCACTTATACCAGAAAAGCCTGCAG ATTCTGCAATAGCCGGGAGTAGGCTAGAAAGCAGACCTATCTCGGCATCACCGTCATTAAGCTCAAGTATAGTGGCATATAAAGGATCAGCAAAAATATTTAGTTTGGTTGAAATGGACAGAGCTACACAAAGATTTGACGAGTCCAGGATAATTGGTGAGGGTGGTTTCGGACGTGTTTATGAAGGTATTCTTGAGGATGGAGAACGGGTTGCTGTCAAAGTTCTTAAGAGGGATGACCAGCAAGGAACCCGGGAATTCTTGGCTGAGGTTGAGATGCTTAGCCGATTGCATCACAGGAACTTGGTTAAGTTGATAGGCATATGCTCggaggagcatatgagatgtttggtATATGAGCTTGTTCCAAATGGAAGTCTGGAATTTCACCTGCACG GATCATATAAGGACACTGCTCTGCTTGATTGGGATGCCAGGCTTAAAATTGCACTTGGCGCGGCACGAGGTCTTGCTTATTTGCATGAAGATTCAAGTCCTCGTGTTATACACCGTGACTTCAAGTCAAGTAACATTTTGTTGGAACATGACTTCACCCCCAAGGTTTCAGACTTTGGCCTAGCAAGAACTGCTATAGGCGAGGGGAACGAGCATATCTCAACTCGGGTTATGGGAACTTTTGG GTATGTTGCTCCTGAATATGCGATGACTGGGCATCTTCTAGTGAAGAGCGATGTCTACAGCTATGGTGTCGTCCTCCTCGAGCTTCTTACAGGCAGGAAACCTGTAGATATGTCAAGGCCCCCAGGGCAAGAAAACTTAGTGACGTGGGCCTGTCCTTTTCTGACAAATAGAGATGGTTTGGAAACACTCATCGATGCATCACTTGGAAGTAGCATCCCGTTAGACAGCATCGCAAAAGTAGCAGCAATTGCTTCCATGTGTGTTCAGCCAGAGGTGGACCAGCGGCCCTTTATGGGGGAAGTTGTTCAAGCCTTAAAGTTGGTGTGCAAAGAAGGCAGTGAGTTCAACGAGTCAACAAGTTTTAGCCAAGATTTGCACATCCAAGACGCTGAGATTGTAAGCAGAGCAAGTCTGGATATGGATGCAGGCCCAGTGCTGTCTACGGAGCAGTTCACTGCATCGGCGCGTTATGATACACTGGATGCATCTGGTTCTTTTCGGCGGTATTCAAGTTCAGGTCCTCTGAAGGTCGGTCGAACTGAACACAACAGGGAGCGAGGCTTATCAACAGGTAGCTCAAGTGAACACTGTGGTCTACAACGATTTAGGATGGATTCAGAGTAG
- the LOC123078840 gene encoding receptor-like serine/threonine-protein kinase ALE2 isoform X8 — translation MGRRQGGNGWGVCAALAVASVVSAVVILGGAGHQQSHAPAFGRKVLLSITSGHPQINLDNILHPSQLQVPTLQSLGLTVKLSAPTSTDVNKQYDHYAPSPTIKHEAVSASKQAVLPTMQPSVSPDHFYQSPEISPSIQSPATQRGNHHLQEQMSAASPSLPVEPHVSHAKIAVNTPAAAPFLPQPPWSSQPPPSSPSTGSQSTQPAPLHRIYGHSPSSFHTPPTGQDTLRVPVASPSEELPSNKKPPQEVVPPAPIAPGSSQDKDGISFARPPNNLPIHSSSPPKGTRETNHLTPAVPPLIHRAIQTPPQQRQHPHSNGPVASPRTTIHPANHGKANRVPVASPLKGRHHHSIPVNNTHGISGAPVVAPSKGRHHRSLPVNRTSVEGPVVSPQISPSIRRRGHVIPVAAPPKEPSSHVPPANHKHHKGSFPVISPAPHRTGNASATSHGHSGLDHGPAPAPLVLPPSNGKDGNPAYAPHHPRQYHSPSYSPEPALPPDNPAFRKPRALAPAPSHSLPPPPPPPNSYCTALNCKDPMTNSPPGTTCLCVLPIKVELRLGIALYTFFALVSELAQEIASGVFMKQSQVHVMGANAATEDPEKTIVLIDLVPLGASFDNTTTLSVFERFWHKQVIINPTDFGNYDVLYVQYPGLPSSPPSAPGNLNNSLSNGNDQRLHPLAADIGNHRETKSRGIIVIIVLSSVFALILCAGAALVIYFKLRNRHHLTEASLIPEKPADSAIAGSRLESRPISASPSLSSSIVAYKGSAKIFSLVEMDRATQRFDESRIIGEGGFGRVYEGILEDGERVAVKVLKRDDQQGTREFLAEVEMLSRLHHRNLVKLIGICSEEHMRCLVYELVPNGSLEFHLHGSYKDTALLDWDARLKIALGAARGLAYLHEDSSPRVIHRDFKSSNILLEHDFTPKVSDFGLARTAIGEGNEHISTRVMGTFGYVAPEYAMTGHLLVKSDVYSYGVVLLELLTGRKPVDMSRPPGQENLVTWACPFLTNRDGLETLIDASLGSSIPLDSIAKVAAIASMCVQPEVDQRPFMGEVVQALKLVCKEGSEFNESTSFSQDLHIQDAEIVSRASLDMDAGPVLSTEQFTASARYDTLDASGSFRRYSSSGPLKVGRTEHNRERGLSTGSSSEHCGLQRFRMDSE, via the exons ATGGGGCGGCGCCAAGGAGGGAACGGGTGGGGCGTCTgcgccgccctcgccgtcgcctcggTCGTCTCCGCTGTCGTCATCCTTGGAGGTGCAG GTCATCAGCAATCTCATGCACCTGCCTTTGGTCGTAAAGTTCTTCTATCCATAACAAGTGGCCATCCACAAATCAACTTGGATAATATACTTCACCCATCACAACTACAAGTTCCAACATTGCAAAGCTTAG GGCTAACTGTAAAATTATCAGCACCAACTAGTACAGATGTTAACAAACAGTATGATCATTACGCACCGAGCCCAACAATCAAACATGAAG CTGTGTCAGCATCCAAGCAGGCAGTGCTGCCTACAATGCAACCTAGTGTTTCACCTGATCATTTTTATCAGTCACCAGAAATATCTCCATCTATACAGAGTCCAG CTACTCAAAGAGGTAATCATCATCTTCAAGAACAAATGTCTGCTGCTTCGCCATCTCTTCCAGTTGAACCACATGTGTCTCATGCTAAAATTGCTGTGAACACTCCGGCTGCCGCACcttttctaccacagccaccctgGT CATCTCAACCGCCTCCATCTTCACCTTCCACTGGCAGTCAATCAACACAGCCAGCTCCTTTACACCGTATATATGGCCATT CTCCTTCTTCATTCCATACTCCTCCAACAGGCCAGGACACACTTAGAGTACCAGTTGCTTCACCTTCAGAAGAACTACCCAGCAATAAAAAGCCACCACAGGAAG TAGTACCACCGGCGCCCATTGCTCCTGGATCCAGTCAGGACAAGGATGGCATATCATTTGCTAGACCTCCAAATAATTTGCCAATTCACAGCAGCTCACCACCAAAAG GCACAAGGGAGACTAATCATTTAACTCCTGCCGTTCCACCTTTGATACACCGGGCCATTCAAACCCCCCCACAACAGAGGCAACATCCTCATTCAAATG GACCAGTTGCTTCTCCAAGAACAACAATCCATCCTGCCAACCATGGGAAGGCCAATCGCGTTCCAGTTGCATCACCTTTAAAAGGAAGACATCACCATTCCATACCTGTAAATAATACACATGGGATCAGTGGGGCTCCAGTTGTGGCACCGTCAAAGGGAAGGCATCACCGTTCCTTGCCTGTCAATAGGACATCTGTAGAAG GACCTGTCGTTTCTCCTCAAATTTCCCCCAGCATCCGTAGGAGAGGACATGTCATTCCAGTTGCTGCACCGCCAAAGGAACCTTCCAGCCATGTACCACCTGCAAATCATAAACACCACAAAG GTTCCTTTCCTGTCATAAGCCCTGCTCCACATAGAACTGGTAATGCTTCTGCAACAAGCCATGGACATTCAGGTTTAGATCATGGTCCTGCCCCAGCACCGCTAGTCTTGCCTCCATCAAATGGAAAAGATGGAAATCCAGCGTATGCTCCGCATCACCCTCGTCAGTATCATTCACCTTCATATTCTCCAG AACCTGCTCTACCACCTGACAATCCTGCATTTAGAAAGCCCAGGGCTTTGGCACCAGCACCAAGTCATTCCttgccgcctccacctccacctccaaatTCAT ACTGCACGGCGTTAAATTGTAAAGATCCTATGACCAATAGTCCTCCAGGAACAACATGCCTCTGTGTGTTGCCAATAAAAGTTGAGCTTCGATTAGGTATAGCACTGTACACATTCTTTGCATTGGTCTCAGAACTTGCACAAGAAATTGCATCTGGAGTGTTCATGAAGCAAAGTCAAGTTCATGTTATGGGAGCAAATGCTGCAACTGAAGACCCTGAGAAGACAATTGTCCTCATTGATCTTGTGCCACTGGGAGCAAGCTTTGACAATACAACAACACTTTCAGTATTTGAAAGGTTTTGGCACAAACAGGTCATCATAAATCCTACGGATTTTGGAAACTATGATGTGTTATATGTTCAATACCCAG GTCTTCCTTCGTCACCACCATCAGCTCCTGGAAATCTGAACAACAGTCTTAGCAATGGAAATGATCAAAGGTTACACCCACTTGCTGCTGATATAGGAAACCACAGAGAAACAAAAAGCAGAGGAATAATTGTGATTATTGTCCTGTCAAGTGTCTTTGCTTTAATTTTATGTGCTGGAGCTGCATTGGTGATTTATTTCAAGCTTAGAAACCGCCATCATTTAACCGAAGCATCACTTATACCAGAAAAGCCTGCAG ATTCTGCAATAGCCGGGAGTAGGCTAGAAAGCAGACCTATCTCGGCATCACCGTCATTAAGCTCAAGTATAGTGGCATATAAAGGATCAGCAAAAATATTTAGTTTGGTTGAAATGGACAGAGCTACACAAAGATTTGACGAGTCCAGGATAATTGGTGAGGGTGGTTTCGGACGTGTTTATGAAGGTATTCTTGAGGATGGAGAACGGGTTGCTGTCAAAGTTCTTAAGAGGGATGACCAGCAAGGAACCCGGGAATTCTTGGCTGAGGTTGAGATGCTTAGCCGATTGCATCACAGGAACTTGGTTAAGTTGATAGGCATATGCTCggaggagcatatgagatgtttggtATATGAGCTTGTTCCAAATGGAAGTCTGGAATTTCACCTGCACG GATCATATAAGGACACTGCTCTGCTTGATTGGGATGCCAGGCTTAAAATTGCACTTGGCGCGGCACGAGGTCTTGCTTATTTGCATGAAGATTCAAGTCCTCGTGTTATACACCGTGACTTCAAGTCAAGTAACATTTTGTTGGAACATGACTTCACCCCCAAGGTTTCAGACTTTGGCCTAGCAAGAACTGCTATAGGCGAGGGGAACGAGCATATCTCAACTCGGGTTATGGGAACTTTTGG GTATGTTGCTCCTGAATATGCGATGACTGGGCATCTTCTAGTGAAGAGCGATGTCTACAGCTATGGTGTCGTCCTCCTCGAGCTTCTTACAGGCAGGAAACCTGTAGATATGTCAAGGCCCCCAGGGCAAGAAAACTTAGTGACGTGGGCCTGTCCTTTTCTGACAAATAGAGATGGTTTGGAAACACTCATCGATGCATCACTTGGAAGTAGCATCCCGTTAGACAGCATCGCAAAAGTAGCAGCAATTGCTTCCATGTGTGTTCAGCCAGAGGTGGACCAGCGGCCCTTTATGGGGGAAGTTGTTCAAGCCTTAAAGTTGGTGTGCAAAGAAGGCAGTGAGTTCAACGAGTCAACAAGTTTTAGCCAAGATTTGCACATCCAAGACGCTGAGATTGTAAGCAGAGCAAGTCTGGATATGGATGCAGGCCCAGTGCTGTCTACGGAGCAGTTCACTGCATCGGCGCGTTATGATACACTGGATGCATCTGGTTCTTTTCGGCGGTATTCAAGTTCAGGTCCTCTGAAGGTCGGTCGAACTGAACACAACAGGGAGCGAGGCTTATCAACAGGTAGCTCAAGTGAACACTGTGGTCTACAACGATTTAGGATGGATTCAGAGTAG